In a single window of the Lineus longissimus chromosome 4, tnLinLong1.2, whole genome shotgun sequence genome:
- the LOC135486936 gene encoding cysteine-rich venom protein Mr30-like: MSRIIFNLVLVLLVASVHVSDVKAECDKKFSDVAADHTACSTIDKSVGGVKGIDATTKAQILKISNDYRARQQAKNMAKLVWDDEVAMIAQKHAERCVYGHDENYQRNIPGRFSVGQNIAIGRSNWELSLRDWYIEVDNFVYGMGAKDVKEDIGHYTAMVWATTLKIGCGYAKCDYKGNDLGYYVCNYGPAGNGRNINKPYISGTKGSDCKTKTSDGLCDCGDIECDNGGHLNPENCECQCPNFEWIIKENNCKHDCTKAPATPGWFCFSADDCKVYSSMMVECPKMCGLCPSD, translated from the exons ATGTCGCGCATAATATTCAACTTGGTTTTGG TTCTACTCGTGGCCAGCGTTCACGTATCTGACGTGAAG GCTGAATGCGACAAAAAGTTCTCGGATGTCGCAGCAGACCACACGGCTTGTTCAACTATCGACAAGTCAGTAGGTGGCGTTAAAG GGATTGACGCTACTACTAAGGCTCAAATACTGAAAATAAGCAATGATTACAGGGCGCGGCAGCAAGCCAAGAACATGGCAAAATTG GTCTGGGACGACGAGGTTGCCATGATTGCCCAGAAGCATGCGGAGCGGTGTGTCTATGGACATGACGAAAACTACCAACGAAACATCCCCG GGCGGTTCAGCGTGGGCCAAAACATTGCAATTGGTCGCAGCAATTGGGAATTGTCGCTGCGTGATTGGTATATTGAGGTTGACAACTTTGTATATGGAATGGGCGCCAAGGATGTCAAGGAAGACATTGGTCATTACACAGCG ATGGTTTGGGCAACGACCCTCAAGATTGGGTGTGGCTATGCCAAGTGCGATTACAAGGGGAACGATCTAGGTTATTACGTATGTAACTATGGACCAGC AGGCAATGGCCGGAACATTAATAAACCGTACATTAGTGGAACGAAAGGGAGTGATTGTAAGACGAAAACATCAGACGGACTCTGTG ATTGCGGTGATATCGAATGTGACAACGGTGGACACCTGAACCCTGAGAATTGCGAGTGCCAGTGTCCCAACTTTGAATGGATCATCAAAGAAAATAATTGCAAAc ACGACTGCACTAAGGCACCTGCAACTCCTGGGTGGTTCTGCTTTAGTGCCGACGATTGTAAAGTTTATTCCAGTATGATGGTCGAATGCCCGAAAATGTGCGGTCTGTGTCCCTCTG ATTAG